A genomic region of Oryza glaberrima chromosome 1, OglaRS2, whole genome shotgun sequence contains the following coding sequences:
- the LOC127771785 gene encoding uncharacterized protein LOC127771785: MAGLYERPSETYTKKRPRYPDAWFSKLAALTAGHHRAWDAGCGTGQASISIAEHYDSVVATDASEGQIRHAVAHPKVRYLHTPVDLSEDDLVAMVGGEGSLDLVVVATSIHWFDIPLFYAVANRVLKRPGGVLAVWGYNYEIHPFEDKLHGQLYPAMRPYMDPRTRLAMDRYRDLPFPFEPVGVGREGEPADVDIEVDMTLDDLVGFLKTGSVVTTAREKGVDLEAVTKDVMKGVEAEWGDPAVARKLVFKAFMLAGKPKVLN; encoded by the exons ATGGCTGGGCTGTATGAGAGACCGTCGGAGACGTACACCAAGAAGCGGCCTCGGTACCCTGACGCTTGGTTCTCCAAGCTCGCCGCCCtcaccgccggccaccaccgcgcctGGGACGCCGGCTGCGGCACCGGCCAGGCCTCCATCAGC ATCGCGGAGCACTACGACAGCGTGGTCGCGACGGACGCGAGCGAGGGGCAGATCCGCCACGCCGTCGCGCACCCCAAGGTGCGGTACCTGCACACCCCGGTGGACCTCTCCGAGGACGACCTCGTCGCcatggtcggcggcgagggctcGCTGGACCTCGTCGTGGTGGCGACCTCCATCCACTGGTTCGACATCCCGCTCTTCTACGCCGTGGCCAACCGCGTCCTCAAGAGGCCCGGCGGCGTCCTCGCGGTGTGGGGCTACAACTACGAGATCCACCCGTTCGAGGACAAGCTGCACGGGCAGCTGTACCCGGCCATGCGCCCGTATATGGACCCGAGGACGAGGCTGGCCATGGACAGGTACCGCGACCTGCCGTTCCCGTTCGAGCCCGTCGGCGTGGGCCGCGAGGGCGAGCCGGCCGACGTCGACATAGAGGTGGACATGACGCTGGACGACCTCGTCGGGTTCCTGAAGACCGGCTCCGtcgtgacgacggcgagggagaaGGGAGTAGACCTGGAGGCGGTGACCAAGGACGTGATGAAGGGGGTGGAGGCGGAGTGGGGAGacccggcggtggcgaggaagcTCGTGTTCAAGGCCTTCATGCTCGCCGGGAAGCCCAAAGTGCTGAACTGA